The segment AATTAAATTCCTTGTTTGGAATGTACAGAcatatttatacatgtatgtatactgTGTGATGACGTCGAGTTTCAAGCTCTGCTCtgcaaaaaaatgtaataaagtgACCAATTTAACACGAAGCCTTAGAGAATTTTCCCCCACTTTCATGAGGATTCTGTCTATTAGAAAATgggtgcatcacaaaactcaatttAGCCTTGAAGACCATGTTTAATTAAGGTCAGgcatgttaaaacaaaaaacattctgtgaaatttttgtcttttgtGATCGTTCTTACTTCATTTTCGTTACTCTGTTCTCCTGTTTATGTCCTCAGTCCTTCATGAAGAACCGTAGTGCCTCGGTCTTGGGAAGGACCAACATTCTGGAACAGGTAGGACGTCTCTCCTTTttcaatttcataacaaattggTACCTTTTTGTTCAGGTACCTCTCATTCTGCAAAGTCtttatacctttgtttttgggggaattGTTTGATTAAATTAACCTCTGAAAGTTTATTCAAAATGTGGTTGCATTTTTGATATATCGCCAAAAATCTGGGCCAaaaatgtccatgcaggaagaataatccttaATACAGTACACAATCTGAGATGCATAATTAAGCAGTACTGCttctcagattaagaatttctggcataaaaactgttttttatagaACCACatcttgaaaataaattgttctcaaaatgctgtatactatcaaaagctgcttttaacaaacagtttttattgccatttattgccattaagagtgattaccaaatggaTACACATTCCCTCTAAGTCTCTGCTTTTCTTTATGTTGGTTTTATAAGACCATTATGCATATAGAGAAAGGACTTATGAGTTATGAAATAACTTGACCATGATGAATATTATTCTTTGCTGTTAACCCTTTACACCGATAAACACAGTTATAATAATTGAAACTTTATATGAGCCATATTTTGATTTGTGAATTTCTGTTTAGATGAAAGAGCACATCATAGGGATCGGTGTTGATGTTCCCTTGCTACTCTTAGGAGGACCTGGGACTGGCAAATCCTCAATTATGGCAAGGGTAGCTGATGTGACGGTAGCAAAGGCACTCACCAAAGAAATACCAGGGTACAGTCTGTTTGATTTCGTGCGCTAACATACCCTCAGCGACCTGGCTTTAATGTAGCTTTTCTCTGACACTTCAAATAAAGAAATTGCGTCacaatttttcaataaaaaaaggaCAGGTATTTTGTGAGGTTTCACCTCTTGTCTCTGAACATGATTCTGAGCCATCCCAAACTGCGGCTGGATTACAATTATGCTTTATTTCTTAATTAcatttaatggtaataataataacaataatataataataatattgaagtcttatagcgcacgtatctaccaaacaaggtactgtactcaaggcgctgagtatgtaCAAATTTCCAGAAAGATatagtgatgaattctgagacccacttattcagcaccttataatggtttacaataatgtacaaagtgctaCAGTGCataaagcagccacagccaagaacaTCTGGGCGAACCCCCACTCCATGTACTCTTTCATGGGTAAATTTAACCTTGGATTTCAGGGGAATCCCCAACAAGCACAGCTAAACCTTGTTAATTGGTGAATAATTCTCTGGAATGTCATTTCCCACTTAATTCCCCCACTCTATGGTCTCATGGGGGTTATAATCCACTTTATCAAGCTCTACTCCAAATGTAAACATTGGTCTATCATGGTCTATTCACAATGTGCTGACCAGTACATTGCTGACCTTAGCAGAGGTGAAACGAACTTGAAAAAAGGGCTGGTCAATAAACCAAACTTCCCCACCATTAAACAGTAATCTATCAAGCTGTGTTAACACCTTCAAACTTGGTGAATACTCCTTGAATTAAAACACACTTTGCACCCAGACACCCAAGATAGCCTCAAGCTATTTCAGCAGTACTACACAGTGAAAGAAAACACTTTTCTGCTCTGGCTTGTGGTAGTTGAAAAACAAGGTGTAAAGGGTGAGTTTACAATGACGAGGTGAAAAGTGGATTTTCAATCCATTTTCCCAACTTGCCATGTACCTTATCTGCATGTACCACCAACTATAATGGCGACCAGAAATCATTTTCTCACATTGCATCATATTTATTATAACAAGCTACCAAACAACATCAGAAACACTCATTCTCTCAACACATTTCAAACTCAACTCAAAAAACTTCTGTTTACTGCAAgttatttacataaaaaactattgttttagTGTAGTTTTCTGTAGAGAGCTTGACGCGACACTTTGGTAGTTTCTTTTCTGTAGTGCCTCAAGTATTTTATTAGAAAGTGTGCTTAatttgttcttattattattattattattattattattattattattattattattattattattattattattattattattaagacaaAGATTTTCAAAGACAAAGATAGCCTTACCTCTACACCATCCCATGCAAAGCTGTAAATCTGATCACTGTTCCAATTCCGTTTTCTTTAAACTATTAATCCAATTGCCTTTTCCTCATGGCAGGGGTGGGGAGCAAGGATGGCACGTCTTCTACCATTTTGTCGGTGCCGTACCAGGTTCACCAAATCTTGAGATGACTTTGAAACGCCTCTTAAGGGAGCTTGGAGAAGTCAATGTAAGTTTAGTTCTGAGTAGGATTGCATTTGGTGGTTGCGTTTGAGTGAAAACAGCGACAAACAGAGATAATATCTTTGCTTTTCTGGGTTtgggagacatacgcctttttaTTAGCGACAGGGACATTTGATCTTTTATGCAGTCTCCTGGGCATCCCACTGTTGTTGAACAGAagtttttatttctatttttttgattttttattaaatgtttgaatATGTACTTGTGAATTCTTtccccgaataaatattattatatcattAGAAGTATTAAAATTTGATATTGTAGATGTGACCAATATTTAACAGGAATAACCATGATTGAATTGTTTGATTGTCAGGATACAACGATGCCTAAGGATCTAGAGTCAGCATGTCAAGTCACTTATGCAGTGCTGTCAAACCCCAACACCAAGCCTGTCATCATTATCATAGATGCCCTCAATCAGGTAAGACTTTtgtctattttttattattattttgtttttctatgcaagtcgccagacacacaaggcctaaaggccacttcaaggtgggggctaaaattatttgattccagaggctgttgccttctactccaagggctgaaacagggttaccccctgtacagtccatatggatgtaggcttgagTATCATCAATCCAAAGCCTGAATGGTAGAGCAGAAATTTATAAAGCACTACAAACAAAtctcaaaggtttttttcttttttgaaaggtgCCATCATTTggttggtttaaaaaaaataatatgcctCTGGAAGTATATCAAATACAATGGCATTTTTACAAATATAACACAAGTTGTTTTTTCCCCGCCTCCTATAAACATTAATTATTGTCAAGATCCCAACATCAGgcatgttgtacaatgtatgttatgtattttgtgcattgtctGTGGCATATGCGAAAGATTGTGTAATTTTTCGATTTTAGAACAGCATcctctttaaaaatgtgttgggagaaaaaaaccttctttagGTGAAAAATGGGCCCTGCAACTTTAATATCAATAAATGCATGATGTGCACGCTTCGTTTTGCCCCCCTCAGTTTGATGAATGCAAGGAGGCCACTGTACTGAATTGGTTACCAAGCAAACTTGGTCCTCAGATTCGCTGCATCTTTTCCATGATTGATGAGACGCCACAACATCAGACATTGCATTCAAGACCCAACAAGCCTCTGGAGGTGTATGTCACTCCGCTGGACATGTCATCCAGAGAGGTTTGTTTTCTTATGTTGTTatatttatcattttatttattgttccccaaacaaagatgttgacaaaatagagacTACCAACTTGGGGCTAAATAGAGCGTTTGTAGAGCGACTGCATTTATCAAATCTGACTTTAGACAACTTTACTTCATTTAGCCCTTAATGATTTATTAATTTCTGACAACAAAGAGGCAAAACGACAGAAAAgaacttttaaaaattcatCGGAAAATGCTTAAAATGAAATATAGTTTTAACAATGATAATTATTTAAGATTTGTATAGCATACCTACCTTAAAAGGCAACCAATCTGCCCAAACAGATGCACTTTAACATTTCAATAACAAACAGTACAAAATTTAAGTAACAAACTAAtaataaatcaacaaaaagTTTAGGAGAGATATTTATGTCATAATTTCTTCCAGATAGAAGTGGTGGTTCTGCGAAGAATCAGAGGTGGGATGAAGTCCGAGCCATACTTTATGCAAaaggaaaatttaaaaaaaggaaattgggatggaacaaagacaaaattactagagcaggatttgaaccaatgacatCCGAATTACCATGCCAGcgctataccaactgagctatatctagccctatgtttgcAGTCTTCGTATTTtgacaatatctttgttcgggggtgccatgTCACCAGGGATTACACCAAAGTTAACGATACAATCTTGGATGCGGCacccaggggatcaccttataAGGTGATGCGACTAATTTCCCCAGTCAGTTgcccttttatttttgaaacagcCGCTTATGTTATTTTCTATGATCAGGCAATTGTTCAAGAGACTCTTGGAAATTATCAGAAGCGTCTTGATGCAGAGCAGATGGCCAGTCTACTCAGTAAAGAATCTTCCCAGAATCCTTTGTGGCTATCGGTGGCATGCGAGGAGCTGAGGGTGTACGGAATATTTGAAAAGCTCTCTGACAAGATCAACAGCTTAGCCGACGGATTACTCAAGTAAGTCCCTCATTTGATCAATATAAGCAAACAAAGGTTCCTGCCGATGATGAGTCTTaatcaaggataaagaatataatttgctTTAAGCCTTAATCGTAAGTAGCGTAAACTCAGTATTTTTTCCGAGTTATGTTTGTTCACGGGATGCGGGAAAGTCCCGAGTATACTGTGCTTAATGTGTATAATAAgggtacaaacaaattataagatCCTTGTCCTTTAAAAGGTGGAATGTTCTTTATATGTAATCCTTTATTCTGCTGGCATCTTAAATCTCAAAATTCTGTAAGACGATGACAGGTCCATTTCTGGTAGAGTGCAAGTGAGAATTTTCTTGAAATTCTGGCCCAATTGTCCCTTTGTTTCCCGCCTTTTTTGTCTCAGTCTGTTGGAGCAAGTCTTGACACGCTTTGAGGAGGAGAATGGCGGGCAGTTACTGATTGCCTCTCTGTGTCTTCTGGAATGTTCCTGCCGCGGACTCCTTGAGACAGAGCTCTTGAACATCTTGGGTGATGAGGATAACCTCATGCCCGGGAAAAACAAGTCGGGAGAAAAGGGACAGGAAGGTAATTTTACTGAAAAAGTTGACTCAGAAATtaaggttgtttttgttttgtttttttgggggggactgTGTATTTTTTGCAAGGTCGATCAAATCGGCCATGTTTATAATGTATAGGTATAAGCAGGGTATACTTcttgttattgtcaaagaccagtatcctcacttggtgtatgccatTCCAAAACATATGCCCAAAGTGACAAACTGGTaagaatttgggctcaacttTTCCtgcaagttgcaagagaataatgagctCATAAAACACCACTTTTTGCATGGAACTaagtactttcagatgcctgagaaaagctTCATGTGCACGAAGCCTAGTTCTGAGATTCAAACGTTTGGGTGAAAAGATTAAGCGGGCTGTGTCTAAGTGACGCCAGAACTGGCAAAGGATAGAAAGTAATATTTTCCTTTCAAATTTAGAGAAACATTGAAAATCAGAAGTaacttttttctttcagaaAACAGAGAGAAAACATCGGAAGACATTAGTCCCCTCTCAGCTCACAAATGGGCTCGCATCTTTCGTGCCTTGAAGCCGTTTTTACGTCCGTTTGGCGACAGTGGAGAGGGGAGGCTGGATTTCTATCATCGTGCACTCAGCAAGGCAGTCAGGGCAAAGTAAGTATAACACTCTctattaatggtttattctaTATGAgtataaaaaacaaccaaaaggttgacaccattcaaatttacaaagtatTTACAAAGTTAAGAAAATAGACAGTAAACAGGTTAAATCAGTATATGTCACACACAAAAGCAAagttaataaaatattattcatttaCAACTAAAtgatcaaaattatttttgtaggTATTTCGACAATGGTCAACAGAACAACTCTGAAATCAGCTCAGATGGGATCTACAATTGGTGGCATACCAAACTGGCCAACCATTTTGAAGGGGTGACGAATCTGGAGCGGAAGGCAGAGGTAGGTGTTCTTCATTATGGAGAGCGAAAGAGTCTGAGGCCaatttatagtcggtcgcgcgatggtcgcgcgattgAAATCTTGAAGTGTGATCCTAAAAAATACAGCATAGTCATCACTGAGacctaaaaactgtgtctttttatgatcgctcGTGAAGATTTTCATCACTCAACCATCACGTGACCATCGCGCGATCGATTATAACTCGGCCTATACGGGGTGTGAAAATTTTAATCTGATAGGATGTGGGACTTTAAATAGGGGAGATTGACCTAATGGCATAAAACGCTTCAAATAACACAGGGTTGAGAATTGCTTTTACCTGCTGTACAAAGTATATATAGCAGGTAAACATTGTTTATATGTTTGAAACATGGGAACACATCGTCGTGGTTATTTAACGTATAGGGGAATCAGGATGCATTCCACTATAATATGGTCCGCCAGGTGGCGTGTAAATTTGAATATGAAAAGAGGCAGTGATGCCCGAAGGATGTGTACTGGATGAGTAGTTCATTCTATAGCCTTGCGCTGCATGAAACTAGCACGTCTTTTGTTTGAACAATATGTTACTGAAATTTAAGTAAAAAATATAAGAGGTTTttaaagacagttctctaaagaacaaactctacctggcaagttgacacacatatggtgttaccgcaaaccaaataaatttgTATATATGTTCATAAAGctataaagaaatcctgctcttaTATTAGGTGTACTTGTGGATTTACTCGTTCTGAAAGAATCTTTAAATTATTTACTGCGGGTGTTCTTCTAAAATGTGGATCCTTAGTGTCACACCTGAATCTCATGCCTTGTTTTTACATCATGTGAAAGCAAATTTGGAAGTGATGTGAGTGCGATTCATCGCAGTCATCTTACAGGCGATGTGTGTGAAACAAGCAAAAACTTGTCAACCCTTTTTCAATAATGTGAAAATTGCTGATCGCCTCGGCAAACTGTAGAGTGATCGAGAACTGTATGGATGAATAGCCCGtatatatgtaggcctacagtttaTGTGTAAACAGAAGGAAAGGGGGACATTAGCATTAATTTTGAGATgtcatgtttttaaatttcaggAATACCCACATCATTTGGTTAAGATCAACGACAAGAAGCGTTTGATAGAATTCCTGAAGGACTGGGATGTATTTCATCATTATTACATAGAAGCATTTAGCGGAGAGTTGTTGGCTCTTTGGAGACAGGTGCGTTTTGTTCATTCATAACATTGAAGGATTCAGTGTAGTGTCATGGCGGACAGTCTAGCCTTAGACACAAGCTACTGTCTGATTTGAGGCATGGTATCCTTCGTACTTCTATAATCtggtttcaaatttgttttaccaCCACGAAAATCAAATAATTGATTAGCCTTTCAGAAAAACTATTAGAAAAAATACCAAATCCATTTGGTATTTGTTGTTCTTACTTTGTAGTTTCAGTGTGACAaggaagttaaaaaaaatttttataaaaggttCATAAAGTTTTTGACAAATAATGTAGCAcagttttgagaaaataataCAGCGCAGAGGCACAGTCAAATTGTTTAATACCGCTGTGAACTTGAGTGGTTTTAAGGTTAAAATATTacacttgtttgtttattaggtGGAAATAATGTTAAACATTCAATATGCCTATTGGTTGTCGATTAAGGCTTGTGTTGTGAAACTTTGTATCTATTCAATCCACTAGGCATCGGACACCCAGAAAACAATGGAGGAGTGTTACCTTAAGGCTCTTGAGGTCACGAAAGATGACCCAAAAACCAACTTGGAGGACCTTGGTCTATTATATGAGAAAGTTGCTCGAGTCCTGTAAGTCAGTTAAGGACGAATGGGAAAAAAGGGGCGGGATAACCGGGTACGAGGGGAGGGGGTAGCAAATAGGGATGAAGGAAAATCAATTGAAGTTTatcataacaataaaaataacatatgTTTATAGCCCAGTGGCTGCGACTTGTGCAGTAAACACTTCCTGCAGGAAAATTCACAACTGGGATCCGAACGGTGTTTCTGCTCATCTACAGGAGAATGGCCTGCTGGCAGTAAGGAGGGATGAACTCCTCATTTGAAATTGATGTACCCGCATGTATCTGAAATTCCCACTGaaacaaatcagtaaaaaaGTCCCACCAGGACCCCGGTTGTGATATATTCTGCGGGGAATCCTGGTTCTACTGAATGACCTTAACCGGGATCCCGGTTTTAAAATAACTGGAATCCCACCGAGACTTTTTTATCCCAGTTTGATGCCCGGTAGGATTCTGGGCTTAATTTCTTTGGGGTTATTTCTCtctgcaaagcttcaaacatcaatTGAAAGAAAGTTTTGTAGCAAACTACTTATATACTTTCAAGTGTTTTCTTTTCGTGTTGACAGTTCGCAGTCCAATCAGCTTGAAGGTGGCTTTTCACTGCTGGAGAAGCTTTTTGCTGTTGAAGAAGAGCTTGGTAATCGTCCGGAACGCATGATGGTGAATTATGACTTGGCTGCTTTATTGTCTAATGCGGTAAGCTAATCCGAATCAATGTGTTCAGAGTTTTATTTCATTAGTAGTCTTTAGCACTCCCATTCCCAATGATACAACAGTTTTTCAGCCCATATACTTTACTgtcttttttgcttgaaattatatatatatatgggcCACAATATTCTGTCAAAATTTACCATTTATTACTGGCTATCATACAAGCGTTTTAAAGGAGTACTGTGCCCCGGTTTATGGGTCTCAGTAAGGGAATACAAGTTCCCccatacagaacaaaaacgtacggtaaaagaacctttgctttcagcgcacccacactttggaactctcttcctgctaCTCTCCGTTCCCAGATAAACCCGGATCTCTTCAAATCccatctcaaaactcacttattcactaaatcttttttgtaatattgtattgtttagttaaattgttgctttctcttgtataaattaatttgtttatttgttttgtaaagcgcattgagagtacttgcagtactgaattgcgctatataagcatttcttattattattattaataaaagggtagcgacgagttcttcaacgtacgtttaaagccggcagggtcggcggccgtgtgataaagggccgtgtgataaaggcccgagccgaaggccctgcaaggttttaaacggacattgaagaatgagtcactactcttttattcccattcataaatgcccttttgttaaaaaaagttaacaaatacagttatagacactttaacaattgaaattttgaggtttgaaatatttttttccaaaactttgtgaagaatttgTTCGAGGCGCGTGGGTTGTTTGTACGCGCGCGATTGAACTACTGGAGAAGATGACAATGACAAAGCAAGCAAAAACTACAATGAGAAATATGTCACATACTGGGAAATAAGGAACTTTTTACAAGATATTTTGAACCTAGCCACAGAGGATGAGGTTTGGATAGTCTGGTCAACCGAATTCCAAAGACGAGGACCATAGTGACGGAGAGTATTTGATGTGTTTGATGTGCGTGCGAAAGGGACATGCATGTTGGTACTAGATCTAGTGTTGTGGTTATGAACGTCTTTTTTAAAGGTGAAGTAAGACGTGAAAAGGCGAGGAAGGAGGTTATGAGTGTATTTGTACATGAAGGTGCctgtttgagatttattaatgTCGGAGAGTGTAAGGGTGTGTAATTTGATAAAAAGAGGTAATGTGTGATCACGTGGTTTGGAGAGTGTTGCCAGCCGGATGGCTCTTTTTTGAATGATCATAGGAGAGTGGAGTTTACTGGTGCTAGTGCATGCCCAAACAATATTACAGTAATTGAGATAAGGAAGACTTAAAGTGTTGTAAAGAGAGACATTGGCAACAGAGGGCAGAAAGGAGCGAAGCTTAGACATGATGCCAGTATTGCGGGAAGTAATTTTCGAGAGGTGTGAAATGTGCTGAGTCCAGGAAAGTTTGTCATCGATAACATCGCCAAGGAATTTGGTTGAATGTACCCTTTCAATAGGAACATGGTTAATGCTGATATTGGCGTCATTGATGGTAGACTTTGATTTGGAAAAGATCATGTATTTAGTTTTTTGAGAGTTAAGAGAGAGTTTGTTTGTACTGAACCAGGAGGAAACTTTCACTAGTTCACTGTTCAGCTCTTCAGCCAAAGTAGGCAAGTCAGAATGAGAAAAAAGAATAGTGGTGTCATCCGCAAAGAGAGTAAAAGACAATTTGGAAGAACAATGGTGAAGATCGTTGACATAAATAAGAAAAAGGAGAGGACCAAGAACAGAACCCTGAGGAACGCCGTGGGTGATATCTTTCATGGAAGAATCCTTCTGTTTACATGTAGTGAACTGTTTCCGGTTGCTAAGGTAGTCTTCAAACCATGAAAGTGCGATACCTTGGATGCCGTAATGGTGGAGCTTAGCTAGCATGATTTTATGGTCG is part of the Asterias rubens chromosome 4, eAstRub1.3, whole genome shotgun sequence genome and harbors:
- the LOC117289313 gene encoding telomerase protein component 1-like; this translates as MGCGSSNAAGSYQSDVNTMWNQVRRTVDSSTKTNDKKLVIRRSGWKTVRIFVSSTFRDFHAEREILIKEVFPDLRVWCEKRRLHLVDCDLRWGIPKDTTTEETLRTCLGEIDRCYQDNVMPFFLNLTSERCGWIPNQMEVPPSIRSDYRWIQGLSVTEMEIMHGAYRKDNFNSLFMIRDSSFLQEVPKEHHKDFVDVNPIAPAKLQMLKQMLKDRFRKDQVSFYNCEFDGVNNQGKVEFNGLEKTLGKMVYEFFQRRITEQYPLEDGVLDPYQQAKEAHESFMKNRSASVLGRTNILEQMKEHIIGIGVDVPLLLLGGPGTGKSSIMARVADVTVAKALTKEIPGGGEQGWHVFYHFVGAVPGSPNLEMTLKRLLRELGEVNDTTMPKDLESACQVTYAVLSNPNTKPVIIIIDALNQFDECKEATVLNWLPSKLGPQIRCIFSMIDETPQHQTLHSRPNKPLEVYVTPLDMSSREAIVQETLGNYQKRLDAEQMASLLSKESSQNPLWLSVACEELRVYGIFEKLSDKINSLADGLLNLLEQVLTRFEEENGGQLLIASLCLLECSCRGLLETELLNILGDEDNLMPGKNKSGEKGQEENREKTSEDISPLSAHKWARIFRALKPFLRPFGDSGEGRLDFYHRALSKAVRAKYFDNGQQNNSEISSDGIYNWWHTKLANHFEGVTNLERKAEEYPHHLVKINDKKRLIEFLKDWDVFHHYYIEAFSGELLALWRQASDTQKTMEECYLKALEVTKDDPKTNLEDLGLLYEKVARVLSQSNQLEGGFSLLEKLFAVEEELGNRPERMMVNYDLAALLSNAKFQLHDFIVKAMMPDLKPAIQHRMKALELSKDLKGEQFRFKRATSLTDLAFCLRNWIYLGGDNSMTPTESRKLFFDSIEEAKEIFKELGDQAQLGDCIMTEAMLRGTTDKQLALKLYREAEELIMQSCGEMSILGSRITINLAILFLKMGRDEEAYDHWQRGKVSKIMLKGIDHPSTQRVINSLNTPRMKRVAEKRAKEKVLL